A genomic region of Nymphaea colorata isolate Beijing-Zhang1983 chromosome 2, ASM883128v2, whole genome shotgun sequence contains the following coding sequences:
- the LOC116248221 gene encoding galactinol synthase 1-like: MAPGIPISTVTSTGKVATLNAGYSKRAYVTFLAGNGDYVKGVVGLVKGLRKVKSAYPLVVAVLPDVPEEHRKVLTSQGCIVREIEPVYPPKNQVQFAMAYYVINYSKLRIWGFEEYSKMVYLDADIQVYENIDHLFDAADGYFYAVMDCFCEKTWSHTPQYSIGYCQQCPEKVAWPAEMGPPPAPYFNAGMFVFEPSTLTCDSLLETLKVTPPTPFAEQDFLNMFFEKFYKPIPLVYNLVLAMLWRHPDKVDLEKVKVVHYCAAGSKPWRYTGKDANMGREDIKMLVQKWWDIFNDKSLDFKEEDPVMVGESLPRAVLMTDMPEPAINFIPAPSAA, translated from the exons ATGGCCCCGGGAATACCTATTAGTACCGTCACTAGCACCGGCAAGGTCGCCACGCTCAACGCTGGCTACTCCAAGCGTGCCTATGTCACCTTCCTAGCCGGAAACGGCGACTACGTCAAAGGAGTCGTCGGCCTGGTAAAGGGTCTGCGTAAGGTGAAGAGCGCATACCCGTTGGTGGTCGCCGTCCTGCCGGACGTACCGGAGGAACACCGGAAAGTCCTTACTTCACAGGGCTGCATAGTTCGCGAGATCGAGCCCGTATACCCGCCGAAAAACCAAGTCCAGTTCGCCATGGCCTACTACGTCATCAACTACTCTAAGCTCCGTATATGGGGG TTTGAGGAGTACAGCAAGATGGTTTACTTGGATGCAGACATCCAAGTGTATGAGAACATAGACCACCTGTTTGATGCAGCAGATGGATACTTCTATGCTGTTATGGACTGCTTCTGTGAGAAGACATGGAGCCACACGCCTCAGTACTCCATTGGCTACTGCCAGCAGTGCCCGGAGAAGGTGGCTTGGCCTGCTGAAATGGGACCGCCACCAGCACCCTACTTCAACGCTGGGATGTTTGTGTTTGAGCCCAGTACGCTCACCTGTGACAGCCTCCTTGAGACCCTCAAGGTCACTCCTCCTACCCCATTTGCAGAGCAG GACTTCTTGAACATGTTCTTCGAAAAATTTTACAAGCCCATCCCACTGGTTTACAACTTGGTGCTAGCCATGCTATGGCGCCACCCCGATAAGGTCGATCTAGAGAAAGTCAAGGTGGTGCATTACTGTGCTGCT GGTTCCAAACCTTGGAGGTACACAGGCAAAGATGCTAACATGGGCAGGGAGGATATCAAGATGCTAGTGCAGAAATGGTGGGATATCTTCAACGATAAGTCTCTCGACTTCAAGGAAGAGGACCCAGTCATGGTGGGAGAGAGCTTGCCAAGG
- the LOC116248740 gene encoding galactinol synthase 1-like, producing MAPGIPISTVTSTGKVATLNAGYSKCAYVTFLAGNGDYVKGVVGLAKGLRKVKSAYPLVVAVLPDVPEEHRKVLASQGCVVREIEPVYPPENEVQFAMAYYVINYSKLRIWGFEEYSKMVYLDADIQVYENIDHLFDAADGYFYAVMDCFCEKTWSHTPQYSIGYCQQCPEKVAWPAEMGSPPAPYFNAGMFVFEPSRLTCDSLLENLKVTPPTPFAEQDFLNMFFEKFYKPIPLVYNLVLAMLWRHPDKVDLEKVKVVHYCAAGSKPWRYTGKEANMDREDIKMLVQKWWDIFNDKSLDFKEEDPVMVGESLPRAALMADMPEPAMNFIPAPSAA from the exons ATGGCCCCGGGAATACCTATTAGTACCGTCACTAGCACCGGCAAGGTCGCCACGCTCAACGCTGGCTACTCCAAGTGTGCCTATGTCACTTTCCTAGCCGGAAACGGCGACTACGTCAAAGGAGTCGTCGGCCTGGCAAAGGGTCTGCGTAAGGTGAAGAGCGCATACCCGTTGGTGGTCGCCGTCCTGCCGGACGTGCCGGAGGAACACCGGAAAGTCCTTGCTTCACAGGGCTGCGTAGTTCGCGAGATCGAGCCCGTATACCCGCCGGAAAACGAAGTCCAGTTCGCCATGGCCTACTACGTCATCAACTACTCTAAGCTCCGGATATGGGGG TTTGAGGAGTACAGCAAGATGGTTTACTTGGATGCAGACATCCAAGTGTATGAGAACATAGACCATCTGTTTGATGCAGCAGATGGGTACTTCTATGCGGTTATGGACTGCTTCTGTGAGAAGACATGGAGCCACACGCCTCAGTACTCCATTGGCTACTGCCAGCAGTGCCCGGAGAAGGTGGCATGGCCTGCTGAAATGGGATCGCCACCAGCACCTTACTTCAACGCTGGGATGTTTGTGTTTGAGCCCAGTAGGCTCACCTGTGACAGCCTCCTTGAGAACCTCAAGGTCACTCCTCCTACCCCATTTGCAGAGCAG GACTTCTTGAACATGTTCTTCGAAAAATTTTACAAGCCCATCCCACTGGTTTACAACTTGGTGCTAGCCATGCTATGGCGCCACCCCGATAAGGTCGATCTAGAGAAAGTCAAGGTGGTGCATTACTGTGCTGCT GGTTCCAAACCTTGGAGGTACACAGGCAAAGAAGCTAACATGGACAGGGAGGATATCAAGATGCTAGTGCAGAAATGGTGGGATATCTTCAACGATAAGTCTCTCGACTTCAAGGAAGAGGACCCAGTCATGGTGGGAGAGAGCTTGCCAAGGGCCGCTCTCATGGCTGACATGCCCGAGCCTGCGATGAACTTCATCCCAGCACCATCTGCTGCTTGA
- the LOC116248743 gene encoding iron-sulfur cluster assembly protein 1-like, with translation MLQLGGKRLLGLAAEGTASPGAAAVALLARRRYHERVVDHYNNPRNVGAFDKNDPSVGTGLVGAPACGDVMKLQIRVDQESGKIVDACFKTFGCGSAIASSSLATEWVKGKQMEEALTIKNTEIAKHLSLPPVKLHCSMLAEDAIKAAVKDYERKRANSQAEAEGHVKATEV, from the exons ATGTTGCAGCTCGGAGGGAAGAGGTTGCTGGGGTTGGCGGCGGAAGGGACCGCCTCTCCGGGGGCTGCCGCCGTGGCTTTGTTGGCAAGGAGGCGTTATCATGAGCGGGTGGTTGATCATTACAATAATCCACGCAACGTCGGCGCCTTCGACAAGAACGATCCCTCCGTCGGCACAGGGCTAGTCGGCGCGCCGGCGTGCGGCGACGTGATGAAGCTCCAGATCAGGGTCGACCAGGAGTCGGGGAAGATCGTCGACGCCTGCTTCAAGACGTTCGGGTGCGGTTCTGCGATTGCCTCTTCCTCGTTGG CCACCGAATGGGTTAAGGGAAAGCAGATGGAGGAAGCCTTGACCATAAAAAATAC TGAGATTGCAAAACATCTCTCTCTTCCACCTGTGAAGCTCCATTGCAGCATGCTTGCTGAGGATGCTATAAAAGCAGCCGTGAAAGATTATGAAAGAAAGCGGGCTAATTCTCAGGCAGAGGCTGAAGGGCATGTGAAAGCTACTGAAGTGTAA
- the LOC116248741 gene encoding ADP-ribosylation factor 1, which produces MGLTFTKLFSRLFAKKEMRILMVGLDAAGKTTILYKLKLGEIVTTIPTIGFNVETVEYKNISFTVWDVGGQDKIRPLWRHYFQNTQGLIFVVDSNDRDRIIEARDELHRMLNEDELRDAVLLVFANKQDLPNAMNAAEITDKLGLHSLRQRHWYIQSTCATSGEGLYEGLDWLSNNIASKA; this is translated from the exons ATGGGATTGACTTTCACGAAGCTGTTTAGCCGGCTTTTTGCCAAAAAGGAAATGCGTATTCTTATGGTTGGTCTCGATGCGGCCGGAAAAACCACAATCTTGTACAAGCTCAAGCTGGGTGAGATCGTTACCACGATCCCCACGATCG GTTTTAATGTAGAGACTGTGGAATATAAGAACATCAGCTTCACCGTTTGGGATGTTGGTGGTCAGGACAAG ATCCGCCCATTGTGGAGGCACTACTTCCAAAACACACAGGGTCTCATCTTTGTTGTTGATAGCAATGACAGGGATCGTATTATTGAAGCAAGGGATGAGTTGCACAGGATGTTGAATGAG GATGAATTGCGTGATGCTGTTTTGCTTGTGTTTGCAAACAAACAAGATCTACCAAATGCGATGAATGCAGCTGAAATAACTGATAAGCTTGGCCTTCACTCCCTTCGTCAACGCCATTG GTATATCCAGAGCACGTGTGCAACTTCTGGGGAAGGCCTGTACGAGGGGCTGGATTGGCTCTCCAACAACATTGCTAGCAAG GCCTGA